A genomic segment from Modestobacter roseus encodes:
- a CDS encoding CPBP family intramembrane glutamic endopeptidase — MTRTVRRPGQSLLTDARLARLLAWAPSWLVDKVPRDHRESDEAFRRRRRVTAGVSLAGAGLLGVSLSQKPNSTAFYALTMGVAGTWVAGGIASGPLHRGWVQTPKATLRRPLLTPVVGGVASFGLFYGAALVAKRIPPLDAAISRVLRYAQQGSPPLVLTTTLANGLAEEVFFRGALYAAAGVHHPVLKSSAVYTLATVATRNPALVLASVPMGLLFAFQRRVTGGIQAPMLTHATWSVLMLRFLPPLFADEPSVDDPRPAEEL; from the coding sequence ATGACCCGCACCGTGCGACGGCCCGGACAGTCCCTGCTGACCGACGCCCGGCTGGCCCGGTTGCTGGCCTGGGCGCCGTCCTGGCTGGTGGACAAGGTGCCGCGCGACCACCGCGAGTCCGACGAGGCCTTCCGCCGCCGCCGCCGGGTGACCGCCGGGGTGTCGCTGGCCGGGGCCGGGCTGCTCGGGGTGTCGCTGTCGCAGAAGCCGAACTCGACGGCCTTCTACGCGCTGACCATGGGCGTGGCGGGCACCTGGGTCGCCGGGGGCATCGCCTCCGGCCCGCTCCACCGGGGCTGGGTGCAGACCCCGAAGGCCACGCTGCGCCGCCCGCTGCTCACCCCGGTCGTGGGCGGGGTGGCGTCGTTCGGGCTGTTCTACGGCGCCGCGCTGGTCGCCAAGCGCATCCCACCGCTGGACGCAGCGATCTCCCGGGTGCTGCGGTACGCCCAGCAGGGCTCGCCGCCGCTGGTGCTCACCACCACCCTGGCCAACGGCCTCGCCGAGGAGGTCTTCTTCCGCGGTGCGCTGTACGCGGCGGCCGGCGTGCACCACCCGGTGCTGAAGTCCTCCGCCGTCTACACGCTGGCCACCGTCGCCACCCGCAACCCGGCGCTGGTGCTCGCCTCGGTGCCGATGGGGCTGCTGTTCGCCTTCCAGCGACGGGTCACCGGCGGGATCCAGGCGCCGATGCTCACCCACGCCACCTGGTCGGTGCTGATGCTGCGGTTCCTGCCGCCGCTGTTCGCCGACGAGCCCTCCGTCGACGACCCGCGCCCGGCCGAGGAGCTCTGA
- a CDS encoding NAD(P)H-binding protein has translation MRVLVTGASGFVGSRLGPALEEAGHEVRAMTRHPDTYAGAGTPVQGDVGDEASLRAALAGCEAAYYLVHSLDSPDFQEKDAAAARSFARAAADAGLRRIVYLGGLGSDDDDLSAHLRSRRQVERLLGETGVPVTTLRAGIVIGHGGVSWEMTRQLVAHLPAMITPRWVHTRTQPIAIADVVRYLVGVLEAPDAEGRAFDVGGCEVLEYLEMLTRVAEIQGRRLLIVPVPLLSPKLSSYWLSLVTDVDVQTGRSLIDSMTNEVVVKDDSIRRVVPFEPMSYDDAVLTALGERARARRDARATKAAGQPG, from the coding sequence GTGCGAGTACTGGTCACCGGGGCGTCGGGGTTCGTCGGCAGCAGGCTGGGGCCTGCCCTGGAGGAGGCCGGGCACGAGGTCCGGGCGATGACCCGGCACCCGGACACCTACGCCGGCGCCGGCACCCCGGTGCAGGGGGACGTCGGCGACGAGGCGTCGCTGCGCGCCGCGCTGGCCGGCTGCGAGGCGGCCTACTACCTGGTGCACTCGCTGGACTCGCCGGACTTCCAGGAGAAGGACGCCGCGGCCGCCCGTTCCTTCGCCCGGGCCGCGGCCGACGCCGGGCTCCGCCGGATCGTCTACCTCGGCGGGCTGGGCAGCGACGACGACGACCTCTCCGCGCACCTGCGCAGCCGCCGCCAGGTCGAGCGGCTGCTGGGCGAGACCGGCGTGCCGGTCACCACGCTGCGGGCCGGCATCGTGATCGGCCACGGCGGCGTCTCCTGGGAGATGACGCGCCAGCTCGTCGCCCACCTGCCGGCGATGATCACCCCGCGCTGGGTGCACACCCGCACCCAGCCGATCGCGATCGCCGACGTCGTCCGGTACCTGGTCGGGGTGCTGGAGGCCCCGGACGCCGAGGGGCGGGCGTTCGACGTCGGCGGGTGCGAGGTGCTGGAGTACCTGGAGATGCTGACCCGGGTCGCGGAGATCCAGGGCCGCCGGCTGCTGATCGTCCCGGTGCCGCTGCTGAGCCCGAAGCTCTCCTCCTACTGGCTGTCGCTGGTCACCGACGTCGACGTGCAGACCGGCCGGTCGCTGATCGACTCGATGACCAACGAGGTGGTGGTGAAGGACGACTCGATCCGTCGGGTGGTCCCGTTCGAGCCGATGTCCTACGACGATGCGGTGCTGACCGCCCTGGGCGAACGGGCCCGGGCCCGCCGGGACGCGCGGGCGACGAAGGCCGCGGGGCAGCCGGGATGA
- a CDS encoding DUF2237 family protein, with product MSAPGEDRNVLGGPLEPCGTDPMTGFTRDGSCRTGPADLGSHTVCAVVSAEFLAMQRELGNDLVTPRPEYDFPGLRPGDRWCVVAVRWWQALQAGAPAGVVLAATNARALEVVPLEALRSQAVDVPDDASALGEHPGDGDG from the coding sequence ATGAGCGCCCCCGGCGAGGACCGCAACGTGCTGGGCGGCCCGCTGGAGCCGTGCGGCACCGACCCGATGACCGGCTTCACCCGGGACGGCTCGTGCCGCACCGGGCCGGCCGACCTGGGCAGCCACACGGTGTGCGCCGTGGTCTCCGCGGAGTTCCTGGCGATGCAGCGCGAACTGGGCAACGACCTGGTCACCCCACGCCCCGAGTACGACTTCCCCGGCCTGCGCCCCGGTGACCGCTGGTGCGTCGTCGCCGTCCGCTGGTGGCAGGCGCTGCAGGCGGGCGCGCCGGCCGGGGTGGTGCTGGCCGCCACGAACGCCCGCGCCCTGGAGGTGGTCCCGCTCGAGGCCCTGCGGTCCCAGGCCGTGGACGTCCCCGACGACGCCTCCGCCCTGGGGGAACACCCCGGCGACGGCGACGGTTGA
- a CDS encoding glutathione peroxidase, with amino-acid sequence MTDLLALPLTTLDGEETSLGALTGGRVALVVNVASRCGLTPQYEQLEALHREYADRGFTVLGVPCNQFAGQEPGSAEEISTFCSATYGVTFPLTAKTEVNGADAAPLYRELTSVPDAAGEAGPVQWNFEKFVLAPDGAVVARFRPRTEPTAPEVRAAVESVLPG; translated from the coding sequence GTGACCGACCTCCTGGCGCTGCCCCTCACCACCCTCGACGGCGAGGAGACGAGCCTCGGTGCGCTGACCGGCGGCCGCGTGGCCCTCGTCGTCAACGTCGCCAGCCGCTGCGGGCTCACCCCGCAGTACGAGCAGCTCGAGGCGCTGCACCGGGAGTACGCCGACCGCGGGTTCACCGTGCTCGGCGTGCCCTGCAACCAGTTCGCCGGCCAGGAGCCGGGCAGCGCCGAGGAGATCAGCACCTTCTGCTCGGCCACCTACGGCGTCACCTTCCCGCTGACCGCCAAGACCGAGGTCAACGGCGCGGATGCGGCGCCGCTCTACCGCGAGCTCACGTCGGTGCCCGACGCCGCCGGCGAGGCGGGGCCGGTGCAGTGGAACTTCGAGAAGTTCGTGCTCGCCCCCGACGGCGCCGTGGTGGCCCGCTTCCGGCCCCGGACCGAGCCGACCGCACCCGAGGTGCGCGCCGCCGTCGAGTCGGTGCTGCCCGGCTGA
- a CDS encoding EamA family transporter: MPVARPAVGSLLTLAAAGVFAINGTVSTLALQAGIPPTNLTALRCTGAAIALLLALAVVAPRRLRLRRADVPLVALLGVVGIAATQFLFYTAIDGRLPVGIALVFEMTAPVFIALYVWLVRREQVRNRLWWALALSLSGLVLVAEVWSGGGSLDPLGVAVALAAAVCLATYYLVGERSAAGLDPMAVTAWSFAAAAVFWAVAAPWWRFDAGVLAERVPVSLGNAQLPLWVLVGWIAVLGAALPFWLSLAALRHLPPTTAGILATAEPVLASIVAWLWVEQVLTGWQIAGGAVVLTGIVLAQTARTAAEPGPVPETVPS; this comes from the coding sequence GTGCCCGTCGCCCGCCCCGCCGTCGGCTCCCTGCTCACCCTCGCCGCGGCCGGCGTCTTCGCGATCAACGGCACGGTCTCCACGCTGGCGCTGCAGGCCGGCATCCCGCCGACCAACCTGACCGCGCTGCGCTGCACCGGCGCGGCGATCGCCCTGCTGCTGGCGCTGGCCGTCGTCGCCCCGCGGCGGCTGCGGCTGCGGCGGGCCGACGTCCCGCTGGTCGCGCTGCTGGGCGTGGTGGGCATCGCGGCGACCCAGTTCCTCTTCTACACCGCCATCGACGGCCGGCTGCCCGTGGGCATCGCGCTGGTCTTCGAGATGACCGCCCCGGTCTTCATCGCGCTCTACGTGTGGCTGGTCCGCCGGGAGCAGGTCCGCAACCGGCTGTGGTGGGCGCTGGCCCTGTCGCTGTCGGGCCTGGTGCTCGTCGCCGAGGTCTGGTCCGGTGGCGGGTCGCTGGACCCGCTCGGCGTCGCCGTGGCCCTCGCCGCCGCGGTCTGCCTGGCCACCTACTACCTGGTGGGCGAGCGCAGCGCGGCCGGCCTCGACCCGATGGCGGTGACCGCGTGGAGCTTCGCGGCGGCCGCGGTCTTCTGGGCGGTCGCCGCGCCGTGGTGGCGGTTCGACGCCGGCGTCCTTGCCGAGCGGGTGCCGGTCTCCCTGGGCAACGCCCAGCTGCCGCTCTGGGTGCTGGTGGGCTGGATCGCCGTGCTGGGCGCCGCCCTGCCGTTCTGGCTCTCGCTGGCCGCGCTGCGCCACCTGCCACCGACCACCGCCGGCATCCTGGCGACCGCCGAACCGGTGCTGGCCTCGATCGTCGCCTGGCTGTGGGTCGAGCAGGTGCTCACCGGGTGGCAGATCGCGGGTGGGGCCGTCGTCCTGACCGGCATCGTGCTGGCCCAGACCGCCCGGACGGCGGCGGAGCCCGGCCCGGTGCCGGAGACCGTGCCCAGCTGA
- a CDS encoding VOC family protein has product MRTVFINLPVTDLDRAVAFYTALGFTPDHRYTDETAAAVVVEENILVMLLTREKFAGFVAGEVGDPAQATSVINAVSAADRAECDDLLARALAAGGKPWQPAQDHGFMYGTSFTDPDGNVWEVAWMDSAALQG; this is encoded by the coding sequence GTGCGCACCGTCTTCATCAACCTGCCCGTGACCGACCTGGACCGGGCGGTGGCCTTCTACACCGCGCTGGGCTTCACGCCGGACCACCGGTACACCGACGAGACGGCGGCCGCGGTGGTGGTCGAGGAGAACATCCTGGTGATGCTGCTGACCCGGGAGAAGTTCGCCGGGTTCGTGGCGGGCGAGGTCGGCGACCCGGCGCAGGCGACCTCGGTGATCAACGCGGTCTCCGCGGCCGACCGGGCGGAGTGCGACGACCTGCTGGCCCGGGCGCTGGCCGCCGGCGGCAAGCCCTGGCAGCCGGCCCAGGACCACGGCTTCATGTACGGCACCAGCTTCACCGACCCGGACGGCAACGTCTGGGAGGTCGCGTGGATGGACTCGGCCGCCCTGCAGGGCTGA
- a CDS encoding alpha/beta fold hydrolase — MHLAAHRTGSGDPLVLVHGLGGSWRSWETVLPGLAASREVVAVDLPGFAGATPPLPDAGFGSLTDVLADWLQTAGLADAPLVGSSLGARMVLELSRRGLGRDNVALDPGGFWTDREATAFLTSLRASMALVRRIRPALPALLDNPVGRTALLSQFSAHPWALDGGVVTRELTGYVASPSFDAALTDLARGPRQQGAPAGSLPGRLTIGWGRRDRVTLARQAARAVRAFPDAELHWFAGSGHFPMWDAPEETVAVVLAGTARR, encoded by the coding sequence ATGCACCTGGCTGCGCACCGGACCGGCTCCGGCGACCCCCTCGTCCTCGTCCACGGCCTGGGCGGCTCGTGGCGCTCCTGGGAGACGGTGCTGCCGGGGCTCGCCGCCTCCCGGGAGGTGGTGGCGGTCGACCTCCCCGGCTTCGCCGGCGCCACCCCGCCGCTGCCGGACGCGGGCTTCGGCTCGCTCACCGACGTGCTGGCCGACTGGCTGCAGACGGCGGGGCTGGCCGACGCCCCGCTGGTCGGCAGTTCGCTGGGGGCCCGGATGGTGCTGGAGCTGTCCCGGCGGGGGCTCGGCCGGGACAACGTGGCGCTGGACCCGGGCGGCTTCTGGACCGACCGGGAGGCCACCGCCTTCCTCACCAGCCTGCGCGCCTCCATGGCGCTGGTCCGCCGGATCCGGCCTGCCCTGCCCGCTCTGCTGGACAACCCGGTGGGGCGGACGGCGCTGCTGTCGCAGTTCTCCGCCCACCCGTGGGCGCTGGACGGCGGGGTGGTCACCCGGGAGCTGACCGGGTACGTGGCGTCGCCGTCCTTCGACGCGGCGCTCACCGACCTGGCCCGCGGGCCCCGCCAGCAGGGGGCGCCGGCCGGGTCGTTGCCGGGGCGGCTGACCATCGGCTGGGGACGGCGGGACCGGGTGACCCTCGCCCGGCAGGCGGCGCGGGCGGTGCGGGCCTTCCCGGACGCGGAGCTGCACTGGTTCGCCGGGTCGGGCCACTTCCCGATGTGGGACGCCCCGGAGGAGACCGTCGCGGTGGTGCTCGCCGGGACCGCCCGCCGATGA
- a CDS encoding glutathionylspermidine synthase family protein — protein MRRLYGTARLGWEAEIESQGLVYNKTTVPGEDPRSYWREDVFYDFTADEVDTLADVTDQLFAACVEAGDVALADERLLDRMRIPRDARDVVRATWDAEPPSVYGRFDLWWDGKDTPRLLEFNADTPTSLVEAAVVQWAWHLETGQGRDQWNQLDDRLVAAWQRNLSRWEGHHHRKPVVHLAWTAGDRSGEDWMTVAYLADTVQRAGYEAVVITTEEIGLDTGDARFYDPKGNRIDVVFKLYPWEWLLADEYGPSVIADIRDPGGTTWIEPVWKLLWSNKGLLPVLWQRYENDPVISRYLLPAFFADDPRAGELAATGYARKPLFGREGGNVELVAPGGEVLAAQGGQYGAEGWIVQQLCALPDFPGPDGPHHPVLGAWVVDGEAAGLGIRESDGLITDDLSFFVPHTIGYQRPPNTSWSA, from the coding sequence GTGAGGCGGCTCTACGGCACGGCACGGCTCGGCTGGGAGGCCGAGATCGAGAGCCAGGGGCTGGTCTACAACAAGACGACCGTGCCCGGGGAGGACCCGCGCTCCTACTGGCGCGAGGACGTCTTCTACGACTTCACCGCCGACGAGGTCGACACCCTCGCCGACGTGACCGACCAGCTCTTCGCCGCGTGCGTGGAGGCCGGCGACGTCGCGCTGGCCGACGAGCGGCTGCTGGACCGGATGCGGATCCCGCGGGACGCCCGCGACGTCGTCCGGGCCACCTGGGACGCCGAGCCGCCCAGCGTCTACGGCCGGTTCGACCTGTGGTGGGACGGCAAGGACACACCCCGGCTGCTGGAGTTCAACGCCGACACCCCCACGTCGCTGGTCGAAGCCGCGGTCGTGCAGTGGGCCTGGCACCTGGAGACCGGGCAGGGCCGGGACCAGTGGAACCAGCTCGACGACCGGCTGGTGGCCGCCTGGCAGCGCAACCTCTCCCGCTGGGAGGGCCACCACCACCGCAAGCCCGTCGTGCACCTGGCCTGGACCGCCGGCGACCGCAGCGGCGAGGACTGGATGACGGTGGCCTACCTGGCCGACACCGTGCAGCGGGCCGGCTACGAGGCGGTGGTGATCACCACCGAGGAGATCGGGCTGGACACCGGCGACGCCCGGTTCTACGACCCGAAGGGCAACCGGATCGACGTCGTGTTCAAGCTCTACCCCTGGGAGTGGCTGCTCGCCGACGAGTACGGCCCGTCGGTGATCGCCGACATCCGCGACCCGGGCGGCACGACCTGGATCGAGCCGGTCTGGAAGCTGCTCTGGTCGAACAAGGGCCTGCTGCCGGTGCTGTGGCAGCGCTACGAGAACGACCCGGTGATCTCCCGGTACCTGCTGCCGGCGTTCTTCGCCGACGACCCGCGCGCCGGTGAGCTGGCCGCGACCGGGTACGCCCGCAAGCCGCTGTTCGGCCGGGAGGGCGGCAACGTCGAGCTGGTCGCGCCCGGCGGTGAGGTGCTGGCCGCGCAGGGCGGGCAGTACGGCGCGGAGGGGTGGATCGTGCAGCAGCTGTGCGCCCTGCCGGACTTCCCCGGCCCCGACGGCCCGCACCACCCGGTGCTCGGCGCGTGGGTGGTCGACGGCGAGGCCGCCGGGCTGGGCATCCGGGAGTCCGACGGGCTGATCACCGACGACCTGTCCTTCTTCGTCCCGCACACCATCGGCTACCAGCGCCCTCCGAACACCAGCTGGTCGGCCTGA
- a CDS encoding ATP-binding protein translates to MTANEVDAALSAPRAEVGKRLLGLIEDQWFDRKSIKLAAKDVAVPLTAFANAEGGTLVIGLHNGKVEGTRTNRKKLNDLRQAPIDFTVPPVRALFEEVPCVNDAGEDDELLVARIDPGERVHELPNGDCYLRIGDESRRLNYQQRTELEFDKGQAQYDGFAAKGVTASDLDSRLLENYRERVGSTGTVTGLLQARSLLTRAGEMTNAGYLLFGKNPQDLFPQAFIRVVKFLDVERGTGARLGIEEGSDYRIEGPIPWAIQEASRIIEREVPSRRRLVESGRFEGRPIVPRDAWLEGLVNAVIHRSYSLAGDHIRVEIYPNRVEIESPGRFPGLANPAKPLEISRFARNPRVARVCADLRIGQELGEGIKRIFEEMRRVGLTDPVYKQSGGSVRLFLQAVPSLDVRVAARLPKGSQQVLDILRASDRALGTGDIAEALGYSRPATTARLRALEAEDLIRWNGKSPKDPRAVWILNE, encoded by the coding sequence ATGACCGCGAACGAGGTAGATGCCGCGCTGTCAGCGCCTCGCGCCGAGGTGGGGAAGCGACTTCTCGGGCTTATCGAAGACCAGTGGTTCGACCGCAAGAGCATCAAGCTAGCCGCGAAGGACGTGGCCGTACCTCTGACTGCCTTCGCCAACGCGGAGGGTGGCACCCTGGTGATCGGTCTCCACAACGGCAAGGTTGAGGGAACCCGCACTAACCGCAAGAAGCTCAACGACCTGCGTCAGGCTCCGATCGACTTCACGGTGCCCCCTGTGCGCGCACTGTTCGAGGAGGTTCCGTGCGTTAACGATGCAGGTGAGGACGATGAGCTGCTGGTGGCTCGTATCGATCCTGGAGAGCGCGTACATGAACTCCCGAACGGGGATTGCTACCTACGGATCGGCGACGAGTCGCGCCGCCTCAACTATCAGCAGCGCACCGAGCTTGAGTTCGACAAGGGGCAAGCACAATACGACGGCTTTGCCGCTAAGGGTGTCACGGCTTCAGATCTCGATAGTCGACTGCTCGAGAACTATCGCGAGCGCGTAGGTTCCACTGGAACGGTCACCGGCCTATTGCAAGCCCGCAGTCTTCTGACGCGCGCCGGGGAGATGACGAACGCTGGGTATCTTCTTTTCGGCAAGAACCCTCAGGACCTGTTCCCTCAAGCATTCATTCGAGTAGTAAAATTCCTGGATGTTGAACGCGGCACCGGGGCTCGTTTGGGCATCGAAGAGGGGTCGGACTACCGGATTGAGGGCCCGATCCCGTGGGCTATCCAAGAGGCGAGTCGGATCATAGAGCGCGAGGTTCCCTCACGTAGGCGACTTGTGGAGAGCGGGCGCTTCGAAGGTCGCCCGATCGTTCCGCGCGACGCATGGCTCGAGGGGCTCGTCAACGCAGTCATCCACCGGTCCTACAGCCTCGCGGGGGATCACATCAGGGTTGAGATCTACCCGAACCGTGTGGAGATTGAGAGTCCTGGGCGCTTCCCTGGTCTTGCTAATCCAGCTAAGCCTTTGGAAATCAGTCGGTTCGCGCGCAACCCTCGTGTGGCGCGTGTGTGTGCCGATCTGCGCATCGGTCAAGAGTTGGGGGAGGGGATCAAGAGAATCTTCGAAGAGATGCGTCGCGTGGGCTTGACCGACCCCGTTTACAAGCAGAGTGGGGGAAGCGTCCGCCTCTTCCTTCAGGCGGTTCCCAGCCTTGATGTGCGGGTTGCCGCTCGTCTACCTAAGGGAAGTCAGCAGGTTCTCGACATCTTGCGCGCTTCCGACAGGGCGCTAGGTACTGGGGATATCGCGGAGGCTCTGGGATACAGTCGACCTGCTACGACCGCACGATTGCGTGCGCTCGAGGCAGAGGACCTCATTCGATGGAACGGCAAGTCGCCAAAGGACCCCCGCGCTGTTTGGATTCTCAACGAGTGA
- a CDS encoding PAS domain-containing protein, with protein sequence MTTAGTTARDQRRAVRPTGQERVLEPDDLIVSKTDPRGVITYANEAFLRVSRYEEDEVLGQPHNLIRHPDMPKAVFALLWDTVAAGQEVFAYVNNLAADGAYYWVLANVTPSYDARGRIVGYHSSRRAPTRPAIAAVSAVYDQLRAVERAQPNGRAAVEASTALLGTLLAARGESYDEFVWSLISEGGF encoded by the coding sequence GTGACGACGGCGGGGACGACGGCCCGGGACCAGCGGCGGGCGGTGCGCCCCACCGGGCAGGAGCGGGTGCTGGAGCCCGACGACCTGATCGTCTCCAAGACCGATCCGCGCGGGGTGATCACCTACGCCAACGAGGCGTTCCTGCGGGTGTCACGGTACGAGGAGGACGAGGTCCTCGGGCAGCCGCACAACCTGATCCGGCACCCCGACATGCCCAAGGCCGTCTTCGCACTGCTGTGGGACACCGTCGCCGCCGGCCAGGAGGTCTTCGCCTACGTCAACAACCTCGCCGCCGACGGCGCGTACTACTGGGTGCTGGCCAACGTGACCCCCAGCTACGACGCCCGCGGCCGGATCGTCGGCTACCACTCCAGCCGCCGCGCGCCGACCCGCCCGGCCATCGCCGCGGTGAGCGCGGTGTACGACCAGCTGCGCGCCGTCGAGCGCGCCCAGCCCAACGGCCGGGCGGCGGTCGAGGCCTCCACCGCGCTGCTGGGCACGCTGCTCGCCGCCCGCGGGGAGTCCTACGACGAGTTCGTCTGGTCGCTGATCTCCGAGGGAGGTTTCTGA
- a CDS encoding methyl-accepting chemotaxis protein — MGFRPSPGTSAEQELAVYRAFVSELSRVCRAAAAGDLEARSRAVAGSRGVPELRELQDGVNQLLDVSDTFVREAGAALTSAADGRFHRRVLERGLPGAYRRAAGILNQAGAAMRASADRVTEAQAARLALADEFESVVLAMSEQVATAATELSASAAGLTGAAASAGTEVGRAEDSVVSLDRSSTEIKEVIALIDSVAAQTRLLALNATIEAARAGQAGLGFAVVASEVKDLADQTASATERVTAQVASVRAACGDVSDVMTNVGTTVADMTGLVDGITTAVDGAAADPLGTTSPGLSQLAEKLRAEMTTFLAHMRS, encoded by the coding sequence GTGGGGTTCCGTCCCTCGCCGGGCACGTCGGCCGAGCAGGAGCTGGCGGTCTACCGGGCGTTCGTGTCCGAGCTCAGCCGGGTGTGCCGCGCGGCGGCCGCCGGCGACCTGGAGGCGCGCAGCCGCGCGGTGGCCGGCTCCCGCGGGGTGCCCGAGCTGCGCGAGCTGCAGGACGGCGTCAACCAGCTGCTCGACGTCTCCGACACCTTCGTCCGCGAAGCCGGCGCTGCGCTGACCTCCGCCGCCGACGGGCGGTTCCACCGGCGGGTGCTGGAGCGCGGCCTGCCGGGCGCGTACCGGCGCGCCGCCGGCATCCTCAACCAGGCCGGTGCGGCGATGCGCGCGTCGGCCGACCGGGTCACCGAGGCGCAGGCGGCCCGGCTGGCGCTGGCCGACGAGTTCGAGTCGGTCGTCCTGGCCATGTCCGAGCAGGTGGCGACGGCGGCGACCGAGCTGAGTGCCTCCGCCGCCGGGCTGACCGGGGCCGCTGCCTCGGCCGGCACCGAGGTCGGCCGGGCCGAGGACAGCGTGGTCTCCCTCGACCGGTCCTCCACCGAGATCAAGGAGGTCATCGCGCTGATCGACTCGGTGGCCGCGCAGACCCGGCTGCTGGCGCTCAACGCCACGATCGAGGCCGCGCGGGCGGGACAGGCCGGCCTGGGCTTCGCCGTCGTCGCCTCGGAGGTCAAGGACCTCGCCGACCAGACCGCGAGCGCCACGGAGCGGGTGACCGCCCAGGTCGCGTCGGTGCGCGCCGCCTGCGGCGACGTCTCGGACGTGATGACCAACGTGGGGACGACGGTGGCGGACATGACCGGCCTGGTCGACGGGATCACCACCGCCGTCGACGGCGCGGCGGCCGACCCGCTGGGGACGACGTCGCCGGGGCTGTCCCAGCTGGCCGAGAAGCTGCGCGCGGAGATGACCACGTTCCTGGCCCACATGCGCAGCTGA
- a CDS encoding DUF2332 domain-containing protein, translating to MRSLDEELTDLADHYRWFAGVEAAPVSPRYAELAAAVARDDDVLAFLGTLPTPKRQANLLLGALQYLHGGPPRDGAELHERVLGDADRLRATMLARATQTNEAARCAALLPLLAGLPGPLALIEVGASAGLCLYPDRYGYEYHRDDDEGGVRVGSASSPVQLSCEVTGRGPVPAAVPRVVRRAGIDLNPLDPADPDDVAWLQALVWPGMDARRDRLTAAAAIAAREPASIVRGDLLAELPGLVAAMPADCTVVVVHTAVLAYLPAAAKEAFVELVGGLPVRWVSQEGVGVLPAVAARLPEAPAAGERRFLLALDGEPLAYTDPHGGRIDWLPAAAALARAGGRQAPSRGSSRACEG from the coding sequence GTGAGATCGCTCGACGAGGAGCTCACCGACCTGGCCGACCACTACCGGTGGTTCGCCGGGGTGGAGGCCGCGCCGGTCTCCCCGCGGTACGCGGAGCTGGCCGCCGCGGTGGCCAGGGACGACGACGTGCTCGCCTTCCTGGGCACGCTGCCGACGCCGAAGCGGCAGGCCAACCTGCTGCTGGGCGCGCTGCAGTACCTGCACGGCGGCCCACCGCGCGACGGCGCCGAGCTGCACGAGCGGGTGCTGGGCGACGCCGACCGGCTGCGGGCGACGATGCTCGCCCGGGCCACCCAGACCAACGAGGCCGCCCGCTGTGCCGCTCTGCTGCCGCTGCTGGCCGGCCTGCCCGGGCCGCTGGCGCTGATCGAGGTGGGCGCCTCGGCCGGGCTGTGCCTGTACCCCGACCGGTACGGCTACGAGTACCACCGGGACGACGACGAGGGCGGCGTCCGGGTCGGGTCGGCGTCCAGCCCGGTCCAGCTGAGCTGTGAGGTCACCGGACGGGGGCCGGTGCCGGCCGCGGTGCCGCGGGTGGTGCGCCGGGCCGGCATCGACCTGAACCCGCTGGACCCGGCCGACCCCGACGACGTCGCGTGGCTGCAGGCGCTGGTCTGGCCCGGCATGGACGCCCGCCGCGACCGGCTCACCGCCGCGGCCGCGATCGCCGCCCGGGAGCCCGCGTCGATCGTGCGCGGTGACCTGCTGGCGGAGCTGCCCGGCCTGGTCGCGGCGATGCCCGCCGACTGCACCGTCGTCGTCGTCCACACCGCGGTGCTCGCCTACCTGCCGGCGGCGGCGAAGGAGGCCTTCGTCGAGCTGGTCGGCGGGCTGCCGGTGCGGTGGGTCTCCCAAGAGGGCGTCGGGGTGCTGCCCGCGGTGGCGGCGCGGCTGCCGGAGGCCCCGGCCGCGGGGGAACGCCGGTTCCTGCTGGCGCTGGACGGCGAGCCGCTGGCGTACACCGACCCGCACGGCGGCCGCATCGACTGGCTCCCCGCCGCGGCCGCCCTGGCCCGAGCCGGTGGTCGCCAGGCCCCGTCCAGAGGCTCGTCCCGAGCGTGCGAGGGATGA